Part of the Bacillus marinisedimentorum genome is shown below.
ATTGGTATGTATGGGCTTATTCGGATTTTGGATTTTTGGTACTTATGGAGGGAACATAAAAAGTTAATAAGCGTTTGTTTGATTCTTAAAAACGCCAAACTACCCGTCACTATTGATCTCATGGATTCAGGTGTAAAACTGTACTTATGAAGAGATATAAAAAGAAATTGTTATAAAATAGAAAAGCGCCAAACCCCTTGATACGACTAGCCGGAATCAAATAGCGGAAAAATTGTACTTATGAAGGAGAGTAAATTTCATTGAGTGTCATACCATGACATTGAATGAAGGGTATTCCCTTCACCTTTAAGTTTGATTCGAGTGTCATACATTTTTAACCTCCATTTTTCTTTTGAGAGTGGGCTATACGCCTACTCTTCTTTTTTTGCTCATATTTTTTAAGTTGGGGGTGTTTACTATGGACTTATCTACAATTCCAATGGAGTTAGTTGTATCACAAGGGATATTTGCGGTTCTATTCGTTTGGCTTTTAGTCGATACAAGAAAGGAATCAAAAGAGCGAGAAAGACAACTAATAACACAAATTGAAAAGCAAAATCAAGCACAAGATAGGATTGTCCAGGCGATTGAACGCCTAGAGAATCAAATTACAAGTTTAAAGGAGGTTAAATAATGGCAGAGGTAACAAGTCAAGCATATCAAGATTTAAGGGATTACATTCAAGCGAATTGGCAGTATATCGAACTGCAAGACGACACAGGAAATCCAGTTTTAAGGTTATCTCCTGCGAATAGTCGTGTAAGTTGGATTCACAATGCAGGGGAACAAACTCTTAAACTCCAAGTAGTTGTAAAAGGTAGTGATACTGACATTACAGCACCACAAACCTTTGCTGCAAGTGCTATCTTTAATGTGGCAACTGGCGGGAGTGCTTACAGTGTTGAATCATTTACTCCATTTACTTTTGAGAGTGATCAAGATGAATTGACAGTGGTTCATTCTATTCAAGTACCACAAGTAGTATAGGGTGATTTATAATGCCTATTTTAATAAGTACACCAGAAGATTTAGATAGTATCCGTAATAATCGTTCAGGTGATTACGAGTTAACTAATGATATTGATATGGGTAATTTCGGCAGTTTTACGCCGATAGGAACATCATATAGCAGTACATTTAGCGGAAGTTTTGACGGAAAAGGTTATAAGATTAAAAATATACAAATAGGTGATCACCCTTATTCCAGCATATTCGGTTACGTCAAAAGTGCCAATATAAAAAATGTTGGTGTAGTAGATGCAATTGTAGAGGCAGATACTAATAATTCCATTGGTACGCTTATAGGATATTTAAATAATATTGATAGTGCTTATAAAATAGACACTTGTTATTCTTCTGGTTCTGTTTCTGGACAATATCATGTCGGCGGTCTTATTGGGCAAATTTATGCTGGAGATGTTAATAACTGTTATTCTACTGCAACCGTTAATTCTTTAGGGCGTGCGGGTGGATTATCAGGGCATATTGTTACAGGAACTATAAGTAATTGTTATTCTACTGGACAAGTAACAGGTGATTCGTATGTCGGCGGTTTGGTTGGTAGTAAATCCAATGGGATTACAAATAATTCATATTGGGATATAGAAACAAGCGGTCAAACAACTTCATCAGGTGGAACAGGCAAGACAACCGCCGAAATGAAAACTCAATCTACTTATACAGGTTGGGATTTAACAAACACATGGGCTATTAACGGTGACTATCCTTATTTACAAGTGTTTGGTGTT
Proteins encoded:
- a CDS encoding BhlA/UviB family holin-like peptide; this encodes MDLSTIPMELVVSQGIFAVLFVWLLVDTRKESKERERQLITQIEKQNQAQDRIVQAIERLENQITSLKEVK
- a CDS encoding GLUG motif-containing protein, with the protein product MPILISTPEDLDSIRNNRSGDYELTNDIDMGNFGSFTPIGTSYSSTFSGSFDGKGYKIKNIQIGDHPYSSIFGYVKSANIKNVGVVDAIVEADTNNSIGTLIGYLNNIDSAYKIDTCYSSGSVSGQYHVGGLIGQIYAGDVNNCYSTATVNSLGRAGGLSGHIVTGTISNCYSTGQVTGDSYVGGLVGSKSNGITNNSYWDIETSGQTTSSGGTGKTTAEMKTQSTYTGWDLTNTWAINGDYPYLQVFGVPDAPAKIGQVTVNSFTLPIQSNISKSLKSVRETKTFLNTIQTVSDKFSATLREVRTYTIPIETAVEKSNKTVRRANENVNTFISPIAASVERKSKTFHNLLANIEPIAGNVNVSFPISNNMITGYAYVVENPSSIEMKENQSNTYQIHNPSYVEVIS